One Microbacterium marinum genomic window carries:
- a CDS encoding NAD(P)H-dependent oxidoreductase — protein sequence MATLIVTANPEPASLTRAVADRLADALPEGSAEIADLTAEGFDPRWTTADRHAYLVAGDYPDDVAAEMARVDRNDHIVLVFPVYWWSMPGLLKGWIDRVFTNGWAYGVGDGVGIRPGLGRVTMHLIPIAGSDAALYARRGYDRSFETQITAGIIDYCGMTRGATAFLYESEEQGTDVPAAIDAVVAEVAAAISA from the coding sequence ATGGCCACGCTGATCGTCACCGCGAACCCCGAGCCCGCCTCCCTGACCCGCGCGGTCGCCGACCGTCTCGCCGACGCGCTGCCCGAAGGATCGGCCGAGATCGCCGACCTCACCGCTGAGGGGTTCGACCCCCGGTGGACGACTGCCGACCGGCACGCCTACCTCGTCGCGGGCGACTACCCCGACGATGTCGCCGCCGAGATGGCGCGCGTCGACCGCAACGACCACATCGTCCTGGTCTTCCCGGTCTACTGGTGGTCGATGCCCGGGCTCCTCAAGGGCTGGATCGACCGCGTCTTCACGAACGGCTGGGCCTACGGGGTCGGCGACGGTGTCGGCATCCGTCCCGGCCTTGGACGCGTCACGATGCATCTGATCCCGATCGCCGGATCGGATGCCGCGCTCTATGCGCGCCGCGGTTACGACCGTTCCTTCGAGACGCAGATCACCGCCGGCATCATCGACTACTGCGGCATGACGCGCGGCGCGACCGCCTTCCTGTACGAGTCCGAGGAGCAGGGGACCGACGTGCCCGCGGCGATCGACGCCGTCGTCGCCGAGGTCGCCGCCGCCATCTCCGCCTGA
- a CDS encoding alpha-amylase family glycosyl hydrolase — protein MTRGTLADRLDRIVLYQAYPQSFADADGDGIGDLDGLAARLDYLGWLGVDAVWINPCFVSPMRDAGYDVADFDHIDPRYGGDAALDRLVTEADRHGIALLLDLVAGHTSDQHPWFQRAIADDSDHRYVLSDRQAEGFEPVPGPRGGFYKPNFFAFQPALNFGYARADAAEPWRQPVDADGPRQNRDALVDIIRRWYDRGVQGFRVDMAASLVKDDPGHIETAKLWNDIRRRLDASHPGNILISEWGDPKRSIAAGFHSDFFLQFGGDDDGHPLKSLFNNNSGTVHEAWDQTEVWADAAGTGTAADFIAAWREAASAIEADGRGGVVGLPTANHDFTRMVSGSRDAEQARSALLLVLTWPAMPSVYYGDEIGMRYVPGLASLEGSSLGPRYERAGSRTPMQWGALDDTDTVGVSRYLPEDPDPERPTVAAQLGDAASLLHFVRDAIALRRSDPRLSARSEVDVQETDYPFVYVRGGSLLVALNPSAAPRTVALPERGPAPAVRLAFAARIADGALQLDAFGCAVVDLAPEPLTDTDPAASAASDGRTSA, from the coding sequence ATGACTCGAGGCACCCTCGCCGACCGGCTCGACCGGATCGTGCTCTACCAGGCCTACCCGCAGAGCTTCGCCGATGCCGACGGAGACGGCATCGGCGACCTCGACGGCCTCGCCGCGCGCCTGGACTACCTCGGCTGGCTCGGTGTCGACGCGGTCTGGATCAACCCCTGCTTCGTCTCCCCGATGCGCGACGCCGGGTACGACGTCGCCGACTTCGACCACATCGATCCCCGGTACGGCGGCGATGCCGCCCTCGATCGGCTCGTCACGGAGGCAGACCGGCACGGGATCGCCCTGCTGCTCGATCTCGTCGCGGGCCACACGTCGGACCAGCACCCCTGGTTCCAGCGGGCGATCGCCGACGACAGCGACCACCGCTACGTCCTCTCCGACCGGCAGGCCGAGGGGTTCGAGCCGGTTCCTGGCCCCCGCGGCGGGTTCTACAAGCCCAACTTCTTCGCCTTCCAGCCCGCGCTGAACTTCGGCTACGCCCGGGCGGATGCCGCCGAGCCCTGGCGCCAGCCGGTCGACGCCGACGGCCCGCGACAGAACCGCGATGCGCTCGTCGACATCATCCGCCGCTGGTACGACCGCGGCGTGCAGGGATTCCGCGTCGACATGGCGGCATCCCTCGTCAAAGACGACCCCGGCCACATCGAGACCGCGAAGCTGTGGAACGACATCCGCCGCCGGCTCGACGCGAGCCACCCGGGGAACATCCTCATCTCGGAATGGGGTGACCCGAAGCGTTCGATCGCCGCCGGATTCCACAGCGACTTCTTCCTCCAGTTCGGCGGTGATGACGACGGCCACCCGCTCAAGTCGCTGTTCAACAACAACAGCGGAACCGTCCACGAGGCGTGGGATCAGACGGAGGTGTGGGCGGATGCCGCGGGCACCGGCACTGCGGCCGACTTCATCGCCGCGTGGCGCGAGGCCGCGTCCGCGATCGAGGCCGACGGCCGTGGCGGCGTGGTGGGACTTCCGACCGCGAACCACGACTTCACCCGGATGGTGAGCGGTTCGCGCGACGCGGAGCAGGCGCGCTCGGCGCTGCTGCTGGTCCTCACGTGGCCGGCGATGCCGTCGGTCTACTACGGCGACGAGATCGGCATGCGGTACGTCCCGGGCCTCGCCTCGCTCGAAGGGTCGTCCCTCGGCCCGCGGTACGAGCGCGCCGGCTCGCGGACGCCGATGCAGTGGGGCGCGCTCGACGACACCGACACGGTGGGAGTGTCCCGCTATCTGCCGGAGGACCCCGATCCCGAGCGTCCGACCGTCGCCGCACAGCTCGGCGACGCGGCATCCCTGCTGCACTTCGTGCGCGACGCGATCGCGCTGCGCCGCAGCGACCCGCGCCTGTCGGCTCGCAGCGAGGTGGATGTGCAGGAGACGGACTACCCCTTCGTCTACGTTCGCGGCGGTTCGCTGCTGGTCGCCCTCAACCCCTCGGCGGCTCCTCGCACGGTGGCTCTCCCCGAGCGAGGGCCGGCCCCGGCCGTCCGGCTCGCCTTCGCGGCGCGCATCGCCGACGGCGCCCTGCAGCTCGACGCCTTCGGGTGCGCGGTCGTCGATCTCGCCCCCGAACCGCTGACCGATACCGACCCCGCCGCGTCCGCGGCATCCGATGGAAGGACATCCGCATGA